A window from Hemicordylus capensis ecotype Gifberg chromosome 2, rHemCap1.1.pri, whole genome shotgun sequence encodes these proteins:
- the MFSD5 gene encoding molybdate-anion transporter: MLVAAYVAFALLLVICIGLEFSACRSKLTGRSCSNPAFLRFQLDYYQVYFLALAADWLQGPYLYKLYQHYHFLEAQITIIYVCGFASSVLFGLVSTSLVDRLGRKKSCILFSLTYSICCFTKLSWDYFVLIVGRILGGLSTALLFSAFEAWYVHEHVERHDFPAEWIPATFSKAAFWNSIIAIGAGVVANVFAEWLGLGPVAPFMVSIPLLMLVGVLAIKNWDENYGKKRVLSRNCIDGLKCLLSDRRVMLLGTIQALFESVIYIFIFLWTPVLDPYNPPLGIVFSSFMAASMVGSSLYRIATSKKYHLQPMHILSLSVLMVFFSLFMLTFSTNPGQENPSESFLAFLLIELSCGLYFPSMGFLRQKVIPEKDQAGVMHWFRVPLNLLACLGLLILHDSDYKTGTRNMFTICSVMMLMALLAVVSLFTVVRNNAELRMPSASGQTEGTSSEL, from the coding sequence ATGCTTGTTGCTGCCTATGTCGCTTTTGCTTTACTCCTGGTGATATGCATCGGCTTGGAGTTTTCTGCCTGCCGCTCCAAACTCACTGGCAGGTCTTGCTCCAACCCAGCCTTCTTGCGGTTCCAGCTGGACTATTACCAGGTCTACTTCTTGGCTCTGGCAGCTGACTGGTTGCAAGGACCCTATCTTTACAAACTGTACCAACACTATCACTTTTTGGAGGCCCAAATCACCATCATTTATGTCTGCGGTTTTGCCTCCAGCGTGCTGTTTGGGCTGGTCTCCACTTCCTTGGTTGACCGCTTGGGCCGTAAGAAATCTTGCATTCTCTTCTCCTTGACTTACTCTATTTGTTGCTTCACAAAGCTCTCCTGGGATTATTTTGTGCTGATTGTTGGGAGGATATTAGGTGGATTGTCCACTGCCTTGCTGTTCTCTGCCTTTGAAGCGTGGTATGTGCATGAACATGTGGAGCGTCACGACTTTCCAGCAGAGTGGATTCCTGCCACCTTCTCCAAGGCAGCCTTCTGGAACAGCATCATTGCTATTGGAGCTGGGGTGGTAGCCAATGTCTTTGCTGAATGGTTGGGTTTGGGCCCAGTGGCTCCCTTCATGGTATCCATTCCTCTTCTCATGCTGGTTGGTGTCTTAGCTATAAAGAACTGGGATGAGAACTATGGCAAGAAGCGGGTGCTATCCAGAAATTGCATAGATGGTTTGAAGTGCCTCCTCTCTGACCGCCGGGTCATGCTTCTGGGCACCATTCAGGCTTTGTTTGAAAGTGTCATCTACATCTTCATCTTCCTCTGGACTCCTGTCCTGGATCCTTACAACCCACCACTGGGCATTGTCTTCTCCAGCTTCATGGCAGCCAGTATGGTGGGATCATCACTCTACCGCATTGCCACTTCCAAGAAATATCACCTTCAGCCTATGCATATCCTTTCCCTTTCAGTCCTGATggttttcttctccctcttcatGCTGACTTTCTCTACCAACCCAGGGCAGGAAAACCCCTCAGAATCCTTCTTGGCCTTCCTGCTCATTGAGCTCTCTTGTGGGCTCTACTTCCCTTCTATGGGTTTTCTCCGGCAGAAGGTGATCCCAGAGAAGGACCAGGCAGGTGTGATGCACTGGTTCCGTGTCCCTCTGAACCTTCTAGCCTGCCTCGGCCTTCTCATCCTCCATGACAGTGACTACAAGACAGGCACCCGGAATATGTTCACCATCTGCTCTGTCATGATGCTGATGGCTCTCCTGGCTGTCGTAAGCCTCTTCACTGTGGTCCGAAACAATGCAGAGCTCAGGATGCCCAGTGCGTCAGGACAAACTGAGGGCACTTCTTCTGAGCTCTGA